Proteins from a genomic interval of Deltaproteobacteria bacterium:
- a CDS encoding tRNA-binding protein has product METIAWDDFERVELRAGTVVRAEEFPEAKSPAWKVWVDFGPELGVLKTSARVKDLYEDNDLVGRQVIGIVNFPEKQIGPMRSQFLLTGFYGPDGVVLAVPERPVPNGSKLG; this is encoded by the coding sequence ATGGAGACCATAGCCTGGGATGATTTCGAGCGGGTTGAGTTGCGGGCCGGGACGGTAGTCCGGGCCGAAGAGTTTCCGGAGGCCAAGAGTCCGGCCTGGAAGGTCTGGGTGGATTTCGGGCCTGAACTGGGGGTGTTGAAGACCAGCGCCCGGGTCAAGGATCTGTATGAAGACAACGATCTCGTCGGCCGTCAGGTGATCGGAATTGTTAATTTCCCGGAAAAACAGATCGGTCCGATGAGATCTCAGTTTTTACTGACCGGTTTTTACGGCCCCGACGGAGTCGTTTTGGCCGTGCCCGAAAGACCGGTCCCCAACGGGTCCAAATTGGGCTGA